One Polaribacter sp. SA4-12 genomic window carries:
- a CDS encoding family 16 glycosylhydrolase, translating into MNQKTVFFLCFLITSIIIHSQTPAPPKGFKWVKNEKFSDEFEGDKLDDKKWYDRSPYWKNGRPPATFRASAVSVKYGNLHIKNSVLKGDEKYNIAGGAVASVATDAFYGYYEAKMKASSISMSSTFWLKNKAENNDCPTEQLELDIVEIVGQQKKGADFTRKLHSNTHIFHYSCEGERIVKSKGPEVHPKIAPPANEAYHVYGCWWVDASTIKIYLDGKYQFTMNPSKEFSETPFDRPMYMHMVTETYDWETAPTPEELADNSKNTTYYDWVRSYTLKKE; encoded by the coding sequence ATGAATCAGAAAACAGTATTTTTTCTATGTTTTTTAATTACTTCAATAATTATTCATTCACAAACACCTGCACCTCCAAAAGGTTTTAAATGGGTTAAAAATGAAAAATTTTCTGATGAGTTTGAAGGAGATAAATTGGATGATAAAAAATGGTATGACAGATCTCCTTATTGGAAAAACGGAAGACCACCTGCAACTTTTAGAGCTTCTGCTGTTTCTGTAAAATATGGAAATCTTCATATCAAAAATTCAGTATTAAAAGGTGATGAAAAATATAATATTGCGGGTGGAGCAGTTGCCTCTGTAGCAACCGATGCTTTTTATGGTTATTATGAAGCAAAAATGAAAGCTTCTAGCATTTCTATGTCATCAACATTTTGGTTAAAAAACAAAGCTGAAAATAACGATTGCCCAACAGAACAATTAGAATTAGATATTGTAGAAATTGTTGGTCAACAAAAAAAAGGAGCCGATTTTACAAGAAAACTACACTCTAATACTCATATTTTTCATTATTCATGTGAAGGAGAAAGAATTGTAAAATCTAAAGGACCAGAAGTTCATCCAAAAATAGCCCCTCCTGCAAATGAAGCTTATCATGTTTATGGCTGCTGGTGGGTAGATGCTAGTACTATAAAAATATATTTAGATGGTAAGTATCAATTTACAATGAATCCAAGTAAAGAGTTTAGTGAAACTCCTTTTGATAGACCTATGTATATGCATATGGTTACAGAAACGTATGATTGGGAAACAGCTCCAACTCCAGAAGAATTGGCTGACAACTCAAAAAATACAACTTATTACGACTGGGTAAGGTCTTACACATTAAAAAAAGAATAG